One genomic window of Leptospira paudalimensis includes the following:
- a CDS encoding GDP-mannose 4,6-dehydratase, with product MKKKQTLVTGASGFVGSYLLPALNSHGKYEIHCFEGDIRDRDCVSDQLKRIQPDILIHLAAQAFVPNAIANPWETEEINVGGTLNLLETLHQLQNPCKMLYISSADVYGKQNVEVLPLKETLLPKPVNPYAGSKLAAESYCRQYAEYSPYVSVVIARPFNHIGVGQRKEFVIPNFCTQIIEAKHQGKKMISVGDLEPTRDFSHVSDIVAGYLTLIERGESGEIYNICSGEEHSIRSMVEELVKYSGESIQFSVDESRVRVSETSRVFGDNTKLKSLGWTNKHSIGETLKEIYDHLESEFLKSKQAV from the coding sequence ATGAAAAAAAAACAAACTTTAGTCACCGGAGCCAGTGGTTTTGTGGGAAGTTATCTACTTCCTGCGCTTAATTCCCATGGCAAATATGAAATCCATTGTTTTGAAGGTGATATACGAGACAGGGATTGTGTTTCCGATCAACTGAAGAGAATCCAACCCGATATTCTGATCCATTTAGCTGCCCAAGCCTTTGTTCCCAATGCGATTGCCAATCCTTGGGAGACAGAAGAAATTAATGTGGGTGGAACTTTAAACCTATTAGAAACCCTTCACCAATTGCAAAATCCGTGTAAGATGTTGTACATTTCCTCAGCAGATGTTTATGGAAAACAAAACGTAGAAGTACTTCCTCTCAAAGAAACGTTACTTCCGAAACCTGTGAATCCATATGCCGGCAGCAAACTAGCGGCAGAATCTTACTGTCGACAATATGCAGAATATAGTCCTTATGTTTCCGTTGTGATTGCTAGACCATTCAATCATATCGGGGTAGGGCAACGAAAAGAATTTGTGATACCTAACTTCTGTACTCAAATTATCGAAGCAAAACACCAAGGTAAAAAAATGATTTCAGTTGGTGATTTAGAACCTACACGTGATTTTTCACATGTGAGTGATATCGTTGCTGGATATTTGACTTTAATCGAAAGAGGGGAATCAGGCGAAATCTACAATATATGTTCTGGTGAAGAACATAGTATTCGTTCCATGGTCGAAGAATTGGTAAAGTACTCTGGCGAATCGATTCAATTCTCTGTGGATGAAAGTAGAGTTAGAGTATCTGAAACTTCCAGAGTTTTTGGTGACAATACAAAATTAAAATCACTGGGTTGGACCAACAAACACAGTATAGGCGAAACACTCAAAGAAATTTATGATCACTTGGAATCAGAATTTTTAAAATCCAAACAAGCAGTTTGA
- a CDS encoding M48 family metallopeptidase has product MFQNQTFTSRYFNGVSAVPEEGTVLVHGQTIQFTSFDTHHKLTISQFAEFSQTHKGCKLILLPDERKESPILEIFCTKEETKLLEKIWIQNKKSQSHASALFYSIREMNPIVLGILSLLIVTIVGFFYFKGLEFVTNFIPLSMDKSLGDSVQLKMEAQFQKCDTKATDRFFSEALKKIVPKDSKHKFEVSVLSSTIPNAFALSNGKIYFFSGLLNEADSQEEVIGVLAHEIAHVEKRHHMRNLVKAGGTSLAISLVVGPGLGNMEFLETFTELGSTILVLKFSRDFETEADKSSIEYLKSQNMSTDGLLRFFKRMEELEKGESDSEDKDEVSNAKDEKSTTNQITDFLSTHPATTERMKTLESLIQKGKKGTIKKVVSDVTWKEVQTACLDFKNSDSK; this is encoded by the coding sequence TTGTTTCAAAATCAAACATTTACATCACGATATTTTAATGGTGTCTCGGCGGTCCCAGAAGAAGGGACCGTTCTTGTCCATGGTCAAACCATTCAATTTACATCTTTTGATACTCATCATAAATTAACCATATCTCAATTCGCAGAATTTTCACAGACGCATAAAGGTTGTAAGCTGATTCTCCTTCCTGATGAAAGGAAAGAAAGCCCCATTTTAGAAATTTTTTGTACGAAAGAAGAAACCAAATTATTGGAAAAAATTTGGATCCAAAATAAAAAATCACAAAGCCATGCAAGTGCTCTATTTTATTCCATTCGAGAAATGAATCCTATTGTACTTGGGATTCTTTCTTTACTCATCGTAACGATAGTTGGCTTTTTTTACTTTAAAGGATTGGAGTTTGTTACGAATTTTATTCCTCTCTCAATGGACAAATCCTTAGGAGATTCGGTACAATTGAAGATGGAAGCACAGTTTCAAAAATGTGATACAAAGGCAACCGATCGTTTTTTCTCTGAGGCATTAAAAAAAATTGTTCCAAAAGATAGTAAACACAAATTCGAAGTTTCAGTCTTAAGTTCGACAATCCCAAATGCATTTGCATTATCGAATGGCAAAATTTACTTTTTCTCTGGTTTGTTAAACGAAGCCGACTCACAAGAGGAAGTGATAGGTGTTTTAGCACATGAAATTGCACATGTGGAAAAACGACATCATATGCGAAATTTGGTAAAAGCAGGTGGAACATCACTTGCAATCAGTTTGGTGGTAGGTCCTGGACTGGGAAACATGGAATTTTTAGAAACCTTTACTGAATTAGGTTCCACTATATTAGTTTTAAAATTTTCAAGAGATTTTGAAACGGAAGCTGATAAATCTTCTATCGAATATTTAAAATCTCAAAATATGTCAACAGATGGTTTACTTCGATTTTTCAAAAGAATGGAAGAGTTGGAAAAAGGAGAATCTGATTCCGAAGACAAGGATGAGGTTTCCAATGCAAAAGATGAAAAATCAACTACAAATCAAATAACAGATTTTTTAAGCACACACCCTGCAACAACTGAAAGAATGAAAACATTAGAATCCCTCATTCAAAAAGGTAAAAAAGGAACAATTAAAAAAGTAGTATCAGATGTTACTTGGAAAGAAGTTCAAACTGCTTGTTTGGATTTTAAAAATTCTGATTCCAAGTGA